In Nitrosomonas stercoris, the genomic stretch AAATGTCAATGTCACAGCACATGGCGAGAATTACCTCCCCGCAATTTACACTTGTGCATTTTCTTCAAATTACACTTCAATTGACTGCAAATGTATAACTTTACCTAGTTAATGTAGAATATCGTTGCTTTTTTTATATACCCTCGAATTAATTTGCTAATTTCCGTCTCGCTCCGGAGCGCGTGTTCATGAAAATCCAGGATATTATCCAAAACCGCACTAAAGAAAATTTTTCCTTGCATGACAAATATCTGAATAGCCAGATGGTGAAGGTGCTCAAAACCATTGATTTTGATCGCCATTATGTCAGAGCTCAAGGTGCCTATTTGTTTGACGAGCACGATAATCGCTATTTGGACTTACTCAGTGGTTTTGGCGTTTTTGCGCTAGGTCGCAATCATGCCAAAATGGTTGAAGTGCTTGAAAGTACCTTACAAGCAGGATTGCCCAATCTGGTGCAACTTGACGTATCACTGTTAGCTGGATTACTGGCAGAAAAACTGGTTAAGCTGGCGCCTAACGGATTAAATCGCGTGTTCTTTGCCAATTCAGGTACGGAAACAGTGGAAGCAGCCATTAAATTCAGCCGCTATGCCACTGGCAGATCCAAAGTTATTTTTTGTCACGGCTGCTACCACGGGCTTAGCCTTGGCTCTCTTTCCGCTACTGGGGACGATCATTACAAACAAGGGTTTGGCCCGCTACTGCCCAATTTCATTGAAATTCCTTTTAATGATCTCGCAGCACTGGAGGAAGCACTCGCTCAAGGTGACGTTGCTGCTTTCATCACAGAACCGATTCAAGGGCATGGCGTGTGGATACCAGACGATGATTATTTACCGGAAGCTGCCAAATTAACACGTAAATACGGCGCTGTATTTATTGCAGATGAAATACAAACCGGGCTGGGTAGAACCGGAAAATGGTGGGCAGTTGAACACTGGGGAGCAGAACCCGATATTGTGTGCTCCTCCAAAATCCTCTCTGGTGGATTTATTCCTGTCGGAGCGCTCATGTGTAGAGAATGGATTTTTGATCGCGTTTTTAACCGTATGGATCGCGCAGTAGTCCACGGCAGCACATTTGGTAAAAACAATCTAGCCATGGCAGCTGGTCTGGCTACGCTTGAGATACTGGAATCCGAAAACTTGATTGAACACTCTGCGCAAACCGGCGCTGCAATCATAGATGGACTTGCTCCATTAATTGATCAATACGAATGCTTTACCGAGATACGCGGCAAAGGCTTGATGATTGCATTGGAGTTTTCCGAGCCAACCGAAAGTCTTGCACTTAAGTTTTCCTGGAAAATGCTGGAAGCGGCCAATAAAGGTTTGTTCTCACAACTCATTACGGTACCATTGTTTAGACAACATCGTATTTTGTCTCAGGTCGCCGGGCGCAATATGAACATCGTCAAATTTATTCCACCTTTCATTTTGACAGAATCCGATGTTCAGTGGATTATATCAGCAACCACAGATGTCATTGCCAATGCTCATCGCGGCCCAGCTGCCGTTTGGGATTTTGGTAAGGTGCTGGCAACACGGGCGATACGCGCCAAATTGCACGCATAGATAGATAACCACCGTCAATCATCGGCTTCTTCTGCGCGCCACAGACAACTTCCCTTGCTTTCCTGATGGATCCGCTCCATTAGCTGATCATGCAACACAAGCTCCGTCTGGTTGGGAGGCTGAATAATCAGCGTCAAATCCTCCATGGCGCGCAATGACGCTTGCGATGCGCCACCCGACATATCCCGCTCCATGAGCAAACTCTCCTGACCACGCGTCATCGCCAGATACACATCAGCCAACAATTCCGCATCCAGCAAGGCACCATGCAGCGTTCGATGAGAATTATCAATTTGATAACGCTCACACAGCGCATCCAGATTGTTACGCCTGCCCGGATGCAATTCTCTTGCCAATGTGAGCGTATCCACAATTTGTAGACAATAAGTCTGCATAGGCTTGTATCGAATCAAGGCGAGCTCGTGATCTATAAATCCGGTATCAAACGGTGCGTTATGGATAAACACTTCGCTGTTATCTATGAATTCTACAAATTCACGACAAATATCCTGAAATACTGGCTTGTCCCGCAAAAACTCCTGAGTCAAGCCATGCACGCGCAAAGCTCCTTCGTCACTCTCTCGGCCGGGATTTACATACTGATGAAAATGGCGACCAGTCAAACGCCGATTACACACTTCCACCGCTGCAATTTCGACAATCCGGTGACCCAACGCCGGGTCCAAACCGGTGGTCTCCGTATCTAAAAATACATAACGCATTGTTCTTAATCGTTATCTGACAGCATTGGATAACACCGATTCCACCCCTTGATTAGCCAGCCAATCTGCGCGCTCATTGCCTGCATGGCCATCATGCCCACGCACCCAAAACCACTCCACCTGATAACGCTGCGCTAATTCATCCAATTCCTTCCACAACGCTTCGTTCTTGACCGGTTTTTTATCTGCAGTACGCCAGCCACGCTTTTTCCAGCCATGTATCCATTCATTCATCCCTTTTTGCACATATTGCGAATCAGTATGCAACTGCACGTGCACAGCTTGCTGTTCCCCGCATAGAGATGCCAACTCCTGCAAGGCACGAATAGCAGCCAGTAATTCCATACGATTATTGGTGGTTTCCAGTTCTCCGCCAAAAAACTCCCGGGTTTCATCGTTAAATCGTAAGCAAACTCCCCATCCTCCAGGACCAGGATTTCCTTTACAGGCACCATCCGTAAAAATTTCTACGTATTCAATATTATTTTTCACCTGTAACAACACCTTTGTTATTGATCAATTGTCTTATTATATTTTTTTGTATTTGTTCCCGCAGATAAAGCAGATCGCTCTCCCCCCAGCTCTGTTTGCGGAACGGACGCCACTTTTCTTTTGCGCGCGGCGGCATCTTCCCATTTTGGCTTAATAATCCGCATGCCATATTCACGTTTGACTGCCTGCAAGAAATATACCCCTCCAGCAATCGGCCACCAGCGATCACCTGCCGCTTCCATAAAGTGAAAGCGAGACAGCCATTTTTCTGTTCCACAGGGCGGCGCATAACAACCAAACTGCCCTGCCACAATTTCAAAATCAAGCAATAACAACCAATCTTTCACACGCGCCAAATCGATGAAGCGGCCACACCATGGAAAATCTGTTTTAGTCCGGGTCATACGCCGATACATTCCCCAAAAACTGAATGGATTAAATCCGCTGATAATCACTCTGCCTTCATCAATCAATACACGATGTGCTTCACGCAAAATCTGGATAGGATAAGCATGGAATTCAAGTGTATGCGGCAGCAATACCAAGTCCAGACTATCACTTTGAATAGGCAAAAACGCAGGCAACACCTTGGCAGAGACTTTATCACCCGATCCCAGCACAAATTTAAACGGCATGCGATTATTGCGTAGCAGGTCAAATTCAGCCCAGCCCACTTGAGTCGCGTTGTATCCGAAAATATCCGCCACCACACGATCAAAATAGCGCAGCTCCTGCTCAAGCACATACTGTCCCAGCGTAGTCTCAAACCACTGCTGTTTGTTTTTCTGCAATGTGGAGTCAAACATATTGTTGCACGATTCGTTATGATGATATTTTGTCTGTCATCTTCCGCAAGGAGAAACAATGATTAATATTTTTCCTGTTCGAGCCTTCAAGGATAATTATATTTGGATTATTCATAATCAGCAGGTTGCACTAATCATAGATCCTGGTAATGCTGCGCCAGTTCTCAACTGGATCGACCAGCAAAAATTACAGCCGCTGGCAATATTATGCACTCATCATCACTCAGATCATACCGGTGGCATTGCTGCGCTCGTACAAGAATTTTCAATACCTGTTTATGGGCCAGCCAACGAAACCATACCGAATATCACCCACCCATTAACCGAAGATGACACACTCAATTTTCCGGCACTAGCACTCACACTCGATGTGTTGGATATTCCTGGGCACACCGCTGGCCACATTGCCTATTACGGCCATCAATCTCTGTTTTGTGGAGACACACTATTTTCCTGTGGTTGCGGGCGCATCTTTGAAGGCAGCCCACAACAAATGTTTGCCTCTCTGCAAAAATTAGCGCGCCTGCCCGACGAAACACGTGTGTATTGTGCGCATGAATACACTTTGAGCAATATCCAGTTTGCCCGAATATTGGATCCAGACAATACCAATTTGCTCCAATGGGAGCACGAGGCCCAACAAAAATTAGCGCAGCAGCTTCCCACACTACCAACCAATCTTGCGCTGGAAAAAACAGTCAATCCTTTTTTACGCTGTGATCAGCCCGCCATCATACAAAGTGCCAGCCAATATGTTGGCCATCAGCTAGATGACCCAGTTAGCATTTTTGCTGCAATTCGTAGCTGGAAAAACAACTTCTAAAGATTTGTTCAATACTTCACCCAAGGAAGCACACGACATTAAAATCAGCAAAAAACTGAATTTTATATGCAATAAAGTTGCATCAGATCAAATCCGACAACCTTCATCATCGCACCCGGATTGCGTCTCTTCCGGTTGATCATCCGCGGACGCTGCCAGTTCCTCATCTGAAACCTCTTCGGCCAGTAATGTACCGATGGATACCCCCAGCAAAAAATCACTGACATGGCCAAATTTATGTAAACGCAGGTGGCCAGTCTTATCAATCAAAATGGTGGTGGGTGTGCCTTGCATGTGATAAGTCATCATCGTATGCGGAATAACCTGTTTCTCATTTGGCTTGTCGATCCCAATTGGAAAACGCAAGCGGTATTCATACGCAAACACTTCTAAAGCATCCCGACCCATTACTGCATGATGCTCAAATACCGTGTGTAAACCAATGACTGCCACCCGCTCCGGATCAAATTCATTAAATACCTGCTGTGTTTGCGGAATTCCTTGTTGCACACAACCAGGGCACAGCATCTGAAAAGCATGCATGAGTACAACCTTACCACGCAAGGAAGCCAACGTAACCGGCTCAGATGTATTGAGCCAGCCAGCAGTAATTAGCTCGGGCGCCTTAATTTTTTCAACTGTTGTATTCTTGTTCATAATTTAAATAGCACGATATAGTATTGAAAACAGGAGCTTCTCAGGATAGCATGCACGATCACAATACTTTTGGTTAAATTGATCGTCTTCACTCATCGAACAGCAATTCTACCAATATTTATTCAACCTTCTCTTGCGAACCTGATATGACTACCACACTCTTTGATTCCTTTGATCTTGCCGGTATAAAACTGGCCAATCGCATCGTTATGGCGCCACTAACGCGCAACCGTTCACCGCACGCCATCCCGCAACCCATTACTGCCGACTACTACGCCCAACGCGCCAGCGCTGGATTGATTATTACCGAAGGAACTGCAATTTCTCCACAAGGACAAGGGTATGCTGATGTTCCGGGGCTGTATACACAAGCTGCACTGGATGGCTGGCGAACAGTGACAAAAGCTGTGCATGATCAAGGTGGCAAAATCGTTGTACAGCTATGGCATGTCGGACGTATCTCTCATTCCAGCCTTCAACCAAATAATCAGCAGCCTGTTGCTCCTTCGGCTATACCAGCGAACAGCAAAACTTATCTAACTACCGCAAATGAAGGTCAAGGTGGTTTTGTGCCAACCTCTCCACCGCGCGCATTAGAGGTTAGCGAGCTACCGGGTATTATTGATGATTATCGTCACGCAGCCCTTGTGGCTCTCGAAGTTGGTTTTGACGGTGTTGAAATTCATGCTGCTAATGGCTATTTACTTGATCAATTTCTGCGCGCAAACACGAATCAGCGGTGTGACAACTACGGCGGCAGCATTGAAAACCGCGCACGGTTTCTGCTTGAAGTCGTCCAAGCCATCACCGATGCAATTGGCGCCGAACGCACTGGTATCAGATTATCTCCAGTGACTCCAGCCTGTGATATGTTTGATCCGGAACCACAACCCTTGTTTAAACATGTCATCAGCAGCCTAGCCAAGTTCAAGCTGTCCTACATACACATCATCGAAGGTGCAACTGGCGGTGCACGTGATCATCAACAAGGTGCTACTGCATTTGATTACGCCGCGCTCAAACAAACTTACCGTACTGCAGGCGGCCAAGCTGCCTGGATGTTAAATAATGGCTACAACTTCACCTTGGCCCAACAAGCTGTTCGAAGTGGACAAGCCGACCTCATTTCTTTTGGCCGACTATTCATCAGCAATCCAGATCTGGTTGAACGCCTACGCCTCGGCGCACTTTTGACCGAACCAGACAGCAGCACTTTCTACGGAGGAAACGAACATGGTTACACTGATTATCCATTCCTGAACACCCAACAAACCTGATGGCAAAAAAATATCGGATTACTTTGTTCCTGCCATCCACCGCACTATATTTGCAGCTCGGCTAAAGACGGTGCTTCCTCACAACCTGTTCAAGATCTCGATCAAGGGATACAGTGCAAGGCAAAATTGAACGAAAAAGCGGAGCATACTTGAAGTATGTGAGTATTTTGAGTTCAATTTCAACGCCGTAATGCGCCCTTCAGCAAGATATTGAACAGGTTTTCACAAAGATGCTATCAATATCGTTCGGGGTCATCGCGAATTTCGTAAGGATACAGCGATAATGGCAGAAAAAAGCACTGGACTGCTTCACACTTGCAGCTCCTTCACAAGAACAAGCTTTATTTAAGCAATGTATAAAGTGACACGATCATTGCAAAACGATGCCGTCGATGAAACAATCCAGAATAGTGACAAGAGAGGTAGGTGTATGTCTTCTTGCAACACACTACGTTGTTAACGCGCCCAATTAATCAAGCGCTGAAGATTTATTTCAGTCAGTTTTTTTGCCACGCAGTAAATTCACCAAACCCTCACTCAAGCGGAATTTAATTGATTTTTTGCCTGCTTCCTCTACTTTGCTGATTAGTTTGTGCGAAGCCAATGCATCTAATAATGCCGACAAATTATTGTGATCATCAGTGAAATAGGCTAGACAAGGACCTTTTTGGTGGAATCCCCAGCGGTTCCAACCCCAGTTTTTCTTCAACACATAAAATTCACGATGAAACTGGAAATCCGGATTATCCAGATCTTGTTTCATCTCATTTAAGATTTGTTCATGTGTTTGCCATAATTGATCAAACAAATTTTTGATGTCACCTGTGACACTGGCTTCGGGTGCTGTCCCTGCATCTTTTTGGCTTGGCTTCAACAAAAAAGCACTAATCAGATACATTGCCGCGATCCCAAGTAGAAATCCTGCCAACAGACTGGTTACATCCATATTTTCCTCCGTTGAATATAATTTTAATTATAAATTATGGATTGGGGAGTATAGCAAGTAACGCAAAAGCTCAGGAAAGACATCATAAAAATTATGGCGGTTACTTACTCAATATATTTGCTGCCACCCGCTTACGGAATCATCACATTACTGACTACTTAAAAACCAGAATCAATAATAGTTCAGTGACTCGTTTTCTTCATTCAAAGTCAGACCTCAATTTTTGCGCTCTTGCTAGATTACGTCGCGCTACTCCTCGTAATGACAGTAAAAATCACTGTCATTCTGAATCACCACAGCCTTACCAGGCTTCGTGATGACGATGGAATTTTGTCGCCACTCCTCTT encodes the following:
- a CDS encoding aminotransferase PigE codes for the protein MKIQDIIQNRTKENFSLHDKYLNSQMVKVLKTIDFDRHYVRAQGAYLFDEHDNRYLDLLSGFGVFALGRNHAKMVEVLESTLQAGLPNLVQLDVSLLAGLLAEKLVKLAPNGLNRVFFANSGTETVEAAIKFSRYATGRSKVIFCHGCYHGLSLGSLSATGDDHYKQGFGPLLPNFIEIPFNDLAALEEALAQGDVAAFITEPIQGHGVWIPDDDYLPEAAKLTRKYGAVFIADEIQTGLGRTGKWWAVEHWGAEPDIVCSSKILSGGFIPVGALMCREWIFDRVFNRMDRAVVHGSTFGKNNLAMAAGLATLEILESENLIEHSAQTGAAIIDGLAPLIDQYECFTEIRGKGLMIALEFSEPTESLALKFSWKMLEAANKGLFSQLITVPLFRQHRILSQVAGRNMNIVKFIPPFILTESDVQWIISATTDVIANAHRGPAAVWDFGKVLATRAIRAKLHA
- a CDS encoding DNA polymerase III subunit epsilon; translation: MRYVFLDTETTGLDPALGHRIVEIAAVEVCNRRLTGRHFHQYVNPGRESDEGALRVHGLTQEFLRDKPVFQDICREFVEFIDNSEVFIHNAPFDTGFIDHELALIRYKPMQTYCLQIVDTLTLARELHPGRRNNLDALCERYQIDNSHRTLHGALLDAELLADVYLAMTRGQESLLMERDMSGGASQASLRAMEDLTLIIQPPNQTELVLHDQLMERIHQESKGSCLWRAEEADD
- a CDS encoding ribonuclease HI; the protein is MLLQVKNNIEYVEIFTDGACKGNPGPGGWGVCLRFNDETREFFGGELETTNNRMELLAAIRALQELASLCGEQQAVHVQLHTDSQYVQKGMNEWIHGWKKRGWRTADKKPVKNEALWKELDELAQRYQVEWFWVRGHDGHAGNERADWLANQGVESVLSNAVR
- a CDS encoding hydroxyacylglutathione hydrolase, with the translated sequence MINIFPVRAFKDNYIWIIHNQQVALIIDPGNAAPVLNWIDQQKLQPLAILCTHHHSDHTGGIAALVQEFSIPVYGPANETIPNITHPLTEDDTLNFPALALTLDVLDIPGHTAGHIAYYGHQSLFCGDTLFSCGCGRIFEGSPQQMFASLQKLARLPDETRVYCAHEYTLSNIQFARILDPDNTNLLQWEHEAQQKLAQQLPTLPTNLALEKTVNPFLRCDQPAIIQSASQYVGHQLDDPVSIFAAIRSWKNNF
- a CDS encoding thiol-disulfide oxidoreductase ResA, whose product is MNKNTTVEKIKAPELITAGWLNTSEPVTLASLRGKVVLMHAFQMLCPGCVQQGIPQTQQVFNEFDPERVAVIGLHTVFEHHAVMGRDALEVFAYEYRLRFPIGIDKPNEKQVIPHTMMTYHMQGTPTTILIDKTGHLRLHKFGHVSDFLLGVSIGTLLAEEVSDEELAASADDQPEETQSGCDDEGCRI
- a CDS encoding N-ethylmaleimide reductase, which translates into the protein MTTTLFDSFDLAGIKLANRIVMAPLTRNRSPHAIPQPITADYYAQRASAGLIITEGTAISPQGQGYADVPGLYTQAALDGWRTVTKAVHDQGGKIVVQLWHVGRISHSSLQPNNQQPVAPSAIPANSKTYLTTANEGQGGFVPTSPPRALEVSELPGIIDDYRHAALVALEVGFDGVEIHAANGYLLDQFLRANTNQRCDNYGGSIENRARFLLEVVQAITDAIGAERTGIRLSPVTPACDMFDPEPQPLFKHVISSLAKFKLSYIHIIEGATGGARDHQQGATAFDYAALKQTYRTAGGQAAWMLNNGYNFTLAQQAVRSGQADLISFGRLFISNPDLVERLRLGALLTEPDSSTFYGGNEHGYTDYPFLNTQQT